One Pseudoalteromonas sp. UG3-2 DNA window includes the following coding sequences:
- the relA gene encoding GTP diphosphokinase codes for MVATRQSHQTTLPMEFDARLAILNLSQDQREWLQRAYTLCPAEDSTEHLNQAIEMVEILAELNFDSESLATAFLTPYFVAELLSMEQVEAELGNNIALLLQGVEKMETISTLAHQGSGKVQVDNVRRMLLAMVEDVRAVVIKLAEQICHLRAVKKASEEERVVAAKAAANIFAPLANRLGIGQLKWELEDLSFRYLHPDTYKSIAKKLADKRLDREAYMENMVNLVSQKLADAGINAQVYGRPKHIFSIYKKMVQKRYEFEQLFDIRAMRVVVDEIQDCYAALGIVHTSWRHLNKEFDDYIATPKQNGYQSIHTVVFGPEGKTVEIQIRTEAMHQDAELGVAAHWMYKEGALPGRNSGYEQKISWLRKLLQWQEEVVDGSEIADELKNQVVEDRVYVFTPKGDIFDLPMGSTPLDFAYYIHSNVGHRCIGAKVFGKIVPFTYNLRTGDQVEILTQKNASPSRDWLNPSLGYIHSSRARSKIHHWFKQQDRDKNLQAGKEILDGHIQKLDITYKDLEPAIARFNFKELDDLMVAIGAGDVRINQFLNYVQDKPEETPKLKIATPKRNRADKNAVIVDGVGSLMSHMAKCCQPVPGDDICGYITQGRGIAVHRADCDAFAHITEKHPEREIAVSWSDDVKASYAITLKIEAHDRQGLIRDISSVLANEKVNVLNMNVQTQDDKNVAVFTMKVEVDDLSAMNRLVTKLMQIDGVFDAKRQ; via the coding sequence ATGGTTGCTACTAGGCAGTCGCATCAGACCACATTACCCATGGAGTTTGATGCGCGGTTAGCGATTTTAAACTTGTCTCAAGACCAGCGTGAATGGTTACAGCGAGCCTATACCCTGTGTCCTGCTGAGGATTCTACTGAACATCTCAACCAAGCGATTGAGATGGTTGAGATTTTGGCCGAGCTTAATTTTGACAGTGAGTCTCTGGCAACGGCCTTTCTCACTCCTTATTTTGTTGCTGAATTATTGAGTATGGAGCAAGTGGAAGCTGAGCTTGGCAACAATATTGCTTTGTTGTTGCAAGGGGTGGAAAAGATGGAAACCATCAGCACCTTGGCCCATCAGGGCTCTGGCAAAGTGCAAGTCGACAACGTGCGGCGCATGCTGCTGGCCATGGTCGAAGATGTCCGGGCGGTGGTGATTAAGCTGGCCGAGCAAATTTGCCACTTACGTGCGGTAAAAAAAGCCTCAGAAGAGGAGCGGGTGGTAGCGGCCAAAGCCGCTGCGAATATTTTTGCTCCACTTGCCAACCGGTTAGGGATCGGGCAACTGAAGTGGGAACTGGAAGATCTGTCATTTCGTTATTTGCACCCAGACACCTATAAATCCATTGCCAAAAAGCTCGCTGATAAGCGTCTAGACCGCGAAGCCTACATGGAAAATATGGTTAACTTGGTATCGCAAAAACTAGCCGATGCTGGGATCAATGCACAAGTGTATGGCCGTCCCAAGCATATTTTCAGTATTTACAAAAAGATGGTGCAAAAGCGCTACGAATTTGAACAGCTCTTTGATATTCGTGCCATGCGCGTGGTGGTGGATGAAATTCAAGATTGTTATGCCGCCCTTGGCATCGTCCACACCAGCTGGCGCCACCTGAACAAGGAGTTTGATGACTACATTGCTACACCAAAGCAAAACGGCTATCAGTCTATCCATACGGTGGTGTTTGGGCCCGAAGGTAAAACGGTAGAGATCCAGATCCGCACCGAAGCCATGCATCAAGATGCCGAGCTTGGGGTGGCAGCACACTGGATGTACAAAGAAGGCGCTTTACCTGGCCGGAACTCGGGGTATGAACAAAAGATCAGCTGGCTGCGCAAACTGTTGCAGTGGCAAGAAGAAGTGGTTGATGGCAGTGAAATCGCTGACGAATTAAAGAACCAAGTGGTGGAAGACCGCGTTTATGTGTTTACCCCGAAAGGCGATATTTTTGATTTGCCCATGGGCTCCACACCACTGGACTTTGCCTATTATATTCACTCCAATGTTGGCCATCGCTGCATTGGCGCTAAGGTGTTTGGCAAAATTGTGCCCTTCACCTACAACCTGCGCACTGGCGATCAAGTGGAAATATTAACCCAGAAAAATGCCTCGCCGAGCCGAGATTGGTTAAACCCGTCATTGGGGTATATTCACTCATCCCGTGCGCGCAGCAAAATACACCATTGGTTTAAACAACAAGACCGCGACAAAAACCTCCAAGCTGGTAAAGAGATCTTGGATGGCCATATTCAAAAACTGGATATTACTTACAAAGATCTTGAACCGGCCATTGCGCGTTTTAATTTTAAAGAATTGGACGACTTGATGGTGGCCATTGGCGCAGGCGATGTCCGTATTAATCAGTTTTTGAACTATGTTCAAGATAAGCCAGAAGAAACGCCTAAGCTTAAAATTGCCACGCCAAAACGAAACCGTGCAGATAAAAACGCGGTCATCGTGGATGGTGTTGGCAGTCTAATGAGCCATATGGCAAAGTGCTGTCAGCCAGTGCCTGGCGATGACATTTGTGGTTACATCACCCAGGGTCGAGGAATTGCGGTGCACCGCGCCGACTGTGACGCTTTTGCTCACATTACAGAAAAGCACCCTGAGCGTGAAATCGCGGTGAGTTGGTCTGACGATGTTAAAGCCTCTTATGCCATCACCTTAAAGATTGAAGCCCATGATCGTCAAGGGCTTATCCGCGACATTAGCTCGGTGTTGGCCAATGAAAAGGTCAATGTTCTCAACATGAATGTGCAAACCCAAGATGATAAAAACGTGGCGGTGTTTACCATGAAAGTGGAGGTGGATGACTTATCGGCCATGAACCGGCTAGTGACTAAGCTGATGCAAATTGATGGGGTGTTTGATGCCAAACGACAATAA
- the mutH gene encoding DNA mismatch repair endonuclease MutH → MLPPSPPKTISELMQRVNRIAGLTLGELASELAFKTPEHLQKEKGWVGQLLEVALGASAGSKPVPDFEHIGVELKTLPISYQGKPLETTYVSVVPLTGLTGLRWQDSSVKKKLAHVLWLPILAEREIAVIDRTIGQGFLWQPSPLQAQMLQRDWEEQIELIATGQVESISGHLGEVMQIRPKAANSKALTDAIGPNGKIIQTLPRGFYLKTNFTQAILAQEFSH, encoded by the coding sequence TTGTTACCGCCATCGCCACCCAAAACCATCAGCGAGTTAATGCAACGGGTTAATCGTATTGCTGGCTTAACGTTAGGCGAATTGGCAAGCGAGTTGGCTTTTAAGACGCCGGAGCACTTACAAAAGGAAAAAGGCTGGGTAGGACAACTGCTTGAGGTGGCCCTTGGAGCAAGCGCAGGCTCAAAACCCGTCCCTGACTTTGAGCATATTGGTGTCGAGCTAAAAACCTTGCCAATCAGTTATCAAGGCAAACCCCTTGAAACCACTTATGTCTCAGTGGTGCCCCTCACGGGCCTGACGGGCCTGCGCTGGCAAGACTCCAGCGTTAAAAAAAAGCTCGCCCATGTACTCTGGCTGCCTATTCTGGCAGAGCGCGAGATAGCCGTTATCGATAGAACCATTGGTCAAGGCTTTTTGTGGCAGCCCTCGCCATTGCAAGCGCAGATGTTACAACGCGATTGGGAAGAGCAAATAGAGCTGATCGCCACAGGCCAGGTTGAGAGCATCAGCGGGCATCTCGGCGAAGTGATGCAAATTCGACCAAAAGCGGCCAATAGCAAAGCTCTCACCGATGCCATTGGCCCCAATGGTAAGATTATCCAAACCCTGCCACGGGGCTTTTATCTCAAAACCAACTTTACCCAAGCTATTTTAGCTCAAGAGTTTTCTCACTAA
- the rlmD gene encoding 23S rRNA (uracil(1939)-C(5))-methyltransferase RlmD: MAQIFRAKRATKPAKHLELTIDSMDHQGRGVGRVNGKVCFVTGALTSERVKAEVTQAKAKLMEARLTKVVQAAPERVEPFCQHYQQCGGCGLQHQEVAAQLNSKQLAVSKLFQRFAGIESLPWQEPITSPPKHYRRSARIACIYDKQSKQVKLGFRAKQSKHIVAIDHCPVLVAPFDSLFEVLQQLAANEREFSAISHIQLCQADNHNYVLFRHTKTLSASFIAVLQQQLVDYQLLFDNGSDAPEYAVLPQYRLPEFELSLEFKLSNFIQVNPGVNNAMLSQSLDWLALGEHDKVLDLFCGVGNFSLVLAKQANSVVGVEGEAQSVAMAQQNAHTNQIDNASFHCFDLTQSLSDAPWFAPDLDVLVLDPSRPGALEVLQQLPLTQFKRILYVSCDPVTLARDSRIIAEAGFTLDKIGLMNMFVHTGHIETMALFVRQ, from the coding sequence ATGGCACAGATTTTTCGTGCTAAGCGCGCCACGAAGCCAGCTAAACACCTTGAGCTCACAATCGATTCGATGGATCACCAAGGCCGCGGTGTAGGCCGGGTCAATGGCAAAGTCTGTTTTGTCACTGGCGCATTGACCTCGGAGCGCGTTAAGGCTGAGGTGACGCAGGCTAAAGCGAAGTTAATGGAGGCGCGTTTAACCAAGGTGGTGCAAGCGGCTCCCGAGCGCGTTGAGCCATTTTGTCAACACTACCAACAGTGTGGTGGTTGTGGCTTACAACACCAAGAGGTGGCGGCGCAACTTAACAGCAAACAATTGGCGGTCAGTAAATTATTTCAGCGCTTCGCTGGCATTGAGTCGTTACCATGGCAAGAGCCCATCACCTCACCGCCTAAGCATTATCGTCGCAGTGCTCGGATTGCCTGTATTTACGATAAACAGAGCAAGCAAGTGAAATTGGGTTTTCGTGCCAAACAATCAAAACACATTGTTGCCATTGACCACTGCCCGGTATTAGTTGCTCCGTTTGATAGCTTGTTCGAAGTACTACAGCAATTGGCGGCCAATGAGCGCGAATTTAGCGCCATCAGCCACATTCAACTATGCCAAGCAGACAACCATAATTATGTGCTGTTTCGTCATACCAAAACACTGTCAGCTTCGTTTATTGCCGTTTTGCAGCAACAGCTAGTCGATTACCAGCTATTGTTTGATAACGGCTCAGATGCGCCCGAGTATGCCGTATTACCGCAATATCGCTTGCCTGAATTTGAACTAAGCTTAGAGTTCAAACTCTCTAACTTTATTCAGGTGAACCCGGGCGTGAATAACGCCATGTTGTCACAAAGCCTTGACTGGTTAGCGCTTGGCGAACACGACAAGGTGTTAGACCTCTTTTGTGGGGTGGGCAACTTCTCTTTGGTGCTGGCAAAACAGGCAAACAGCGTGGTCGGGGTCGAAGGGGAAGCGCAATCGGTTGCAATGGCTCAGCAAAATGCGCACACTAATCAAATCGACAATGCTAGCTTTCATTGCTTTGATTTAACTCAGTCGCTCAGTGACGCGCCATGGTTTGCTCCTGACTTAGACGTACTGGTGCTCGACCCATCCAGACCAGGGGCATTAGAGGTTTTACAGCAGCTGCCATTAACGCAGTTTAAGCGCATCTTGTATGTTTCTTGCGATCCTGTCACCTTAGCCAGAGACAGCCGCATCATTGCTGAGGCTGGGTTTACATTGGATAAAATTGGCTTGATGAATATGTTTGTTCATACCGGCCATATTGAAACCATGGCATTGTTTGTAAGGCAATAA
- the mazG gene encoding nucleoside triphosphate pyrophosphohydrolase, whose product MPNDNNAERQGVTQLLAIMAQLRDPERGCDWDKKQTFQSIVPHTLEEAHEVADTIEKQDYNHLKEELGDLLFQVVFYAQLGKEQGLFDFDDIVATLNDKLVRRHPHVFEQQQQLSEAELEAQWQAIKAQEKRGQAAAGFAANIPKSLPALSKAYKTQKEAAKLGFDWPSYHGALAKVQEEVTEVTEALAEDPHSEHSAEEVGDLLFATVNVARHIKRDPEQLLRQANDKFKGRFVEIAAILSESSLTLEEASLEQMDAAWEEVKRRQRA is encoded by the coding sequence ATGCCAAACGACAATAATGCAGAGCGTCAAGGGGTTACGCAGCTGTTGGCGATTATGGCACAACTGCGCGACCCAGAGCGTGGCTGTGATTGGGATAAAAAGCAGACCTTTCAGTCGATTGTGCCTCATACTCTAGAAGAAGCCCACGAAGTGGCAGACACCATAGAAAAGCAGGATTACAACCACTTAAAAGAAGAGCTTGGCGATTTGCTGTTTCAGGTGGTGTTTTATGCCCAGCTGGGCAAAGAGCAGGGGCTGTTTGACTTTGACGACATTGTCGCCACATTAAATGACAAGTTGGTCCGCCGCCATCCTCATGTATTCGAGCAGCAACAACAGCTTAGTGAAGCTGAGCTTGAAGCGCAGTGGCAAGCCATTAAGGCACAGGAGAAACGCGGTCAAGCCGCTGCTGGCTTTGCCGCAAACATACCTAAGTCATTGCCGGCATTATCGAAAGCCTATAAGACCCAAAAAGAAGCCGCGAAACTGGGTTTTGATTGGCCCAGTTATCACGGAGCCTTGGCAAAGGTGCAGGAGGAAGTGACAGAAGTAACTGAGGCCTTGGCTGAAGACCCTCACTCTGAGCACAGTGCCGAAGAGGTGGGGGATTTGCTGTTTGCCACGGTGAACGTCGCGCGGCATATTAAACGCGACCCAGAGCAATTGTTGCGCCAAGCCAACGACAAATTTAAGGGCCGTTTTGTTGAGATTGCCGCCATACTAAGTGAATCATCACTCACTCTAGAAGAGGCATCGTTAGAACAAATGGATGCCGCGTGGGAAGAGGTTAAGCGACGACAGCGGGCATAA
- the eno gene encoding phosphopyruvate hydratase: protein MSKIVKVIGREVMDSRGNPTVEADVHLESGAWGRACAPSGASTGTREALELRDGDKSRYLGKGVLTAVNFINNEIAAALEGQNALEQRAVDNVMLDLDGTENKEKLGANAILAVSLATAKAAAQDKGVALYEHIADINGTAGNYSMPVPMMNILNGGEHADNNVDIQEFMVQPVGASSFREALRMGAEIFHSLKKVLKARGLNTAVGDEGGFAPDLKSNEEALEVIVEAVSAAGYEMNKDVTLALDCAASEFYVDGKYDLKGEGKAFDSEGFAGFLADLAARYPIVSIEDGLDESDWDGWKILTDKIGDKVQLVGDDLFVTNTKILTRGIEEKIGNSILIKFNQIGSLSETLDAIKMAQDAGFTAVISHRSGETEDATIADLAVGTAAGQIKTGSLCRSDRVAKYNQLLRIEEALGEKAVYKGRSEIKGQ from the coding sequence ATGTCAAAAATCGTTAAAGTGATTGGCCGTGAAGTTATGGACTCACGCGGTAACCCAACTGTAGAAGCGGATGTTCACCTAGAGTCAGGTGCATGGGGCCGCGCATGTGCGCCATCAGGTGCCTCTACGGGAACCCGTGAAGCGCTTGAGTTACGTGATGGTGATAAGTCTCGTTACTTAGGAAAAGGTGTTTTAACTGCGGTAAACTTCATTAATAACGAAATCGCGGCAGCACTTGAAGGCCAAAACGCACTTGAGCAGCGTGCGGTAGATAATGTCATGCTAGACCTTGATGGCACAGAAAACAAAGAAAAACTAGGTGCCAATGCCATTTTAGCCGTGTCTCTTGCTACGGCAAAAGCTGCTGCACAAGACAAAGGCGTTGCTTTGTATGAGCACATTGCAGACATCAATGGCACTGCGGGTAACTACTCTATGCCAGTACCCATGATGAATATCCTAAATGGTGGTGAGCACGCGGATAACAACGTCGATATTCAAGAGTTCATGGTACAGCCTGTGGGCGCGTCAAGCTTCCGCGAAGCCCTGCGCATGGGCGCAGAAATTTTCCACAGCTTGAAAAAAGTACTTAAAGCACGTGGCCTAAATACTGCTGTAGGTGATGAAGGTGGTTTTGCCCCTGATCTTAAATCAAATGAAGAAGCCCTAGAGGTGATCGTTGAAGCGGTTTCTGCAGCAGGGTATGAAATGAATAAAGACGTGACGCTCGCGCTTGACTGTGCTGCGTCTGAATTCTACGTGGATGGCAAATACGACCTCAAAGGTGAAGGTAAAGCATTTGATTCTGAAGGTTTTGCAGGCTTCCTTGCTGACCTAGCTGCGCGCTACCCAATCGTCTCTATTGAAGACGGCTTAGACGAAAGTGACTGGGACGGCTGGAAGATCTTAACCGATAAAATTGGTGACAAAGTACAGTTAGTAGGTGACGACTTGTTTGTGACCAACACCAAGATCTTAACTCGTGGTATCGAAGAAAAAATCGGCAACTCTATCTTAATTAAGTTTAACCAGATCGGTTCTTTGTCTGAGACATTAGATGCCATCAAGATGGCGCAAGACGCAGGTTTTACAGCCGTTATCTCACACCGTTCAGGTGAAACGGAAGACGCCACCATTGCGGATCTTGCTGTAGGTACTGCAGCTGGCCAGATCAAAACCGGCTCACTGTGCCGCTCTGACCGTGTGGCTAAGTACAACCAGCTACTGCGCATCGAAGAAGCACTGGGTGAAAAGGCTGTGTACAAAGGTCGTAGCGAAATTAAAGGTCAGTAA
- a CDS encoding CTP synthase, whose protein sequence is MSTKFIFVTGGVVSSLGKGIAAASLAAILEARGLKVTILKLDPYINVDPGTMSPIQHGEVFVTEDGAETDLDLGHYERFIRTKMTKRNNFTQGRVFEDVLRKERKGEYLGATIQVIPHITNDIKRRVLDGAEGHDVAIVEIGGTVGDIESQPFLEAIRQLGTELGREAALFMHLTLVPFLGPAGEVKTKPTQHSVKELRSIGIQPDILICRSDRKLPANERAKIALFTNVEEKAVISLQDVDSIYKIPALLKSQELDNIICRRFYLECPEADLSEWEQVLYQESNPTGEVTIGMVGKYIELPDAYKSVNEALKHAGLKNRVTVNIEYVDSQDIESKGTELLEHLDAILVPGGFGNRGVEGKILAAKYARENKIPYLGICLGMQVALIEYARNVAGLTDANSTEFDLESPNPVVGLITEWLDADGKIEVRDHDSDLGGTMRLGAQLCHLKEGSKVREVYGSAEIVERHRHRYEVNNNFVPELEKAGLAFTGLSEDKKLVEIIENKDHPWFIAAQFHPEFTSTPRDGHPLFEGFVAAAYSHQKASS, encoded by the coding sequence ATGAGTACAAAATTTATCTTCGTAACGGGCGGAGTCGTATCCTCCTTGGGTAAAGGTATTGCAGCTGCTTCTTTAGCCGCTATTTTAGAAGCACGTGGCTTAAAGGTAACCATTTTAAAGCTGGATCCTTACATCAATGTTGACCCTGGGACCATGAGCCCTATCCAGCACGGTGAAGTATTTGTTACCGAAGACGGCGCAGAAACCGATCTAGACTTAGGTCACTATGAGCGCTTTATTCGTACCAAAATGACCAAGCGTAACAACTTTACGCAAGGTCGAGTGTTTGAAGATGTATTACGCAAAGAGCGTAAGGGCGAGTACTTAGGCGCGACCATTCAGGTGATCCCGCATATTACCAACGACATTAAGCGCCGCGTACTAGATGGTGCGGAAGGTCATGATGTGGCCATCGTTGAAATCGGCGGCACTGTCGGTGATATCGAATCGCAACCTTTCCTAGAAGCCATTCGTCAGTTAGGTACAGAGCTTGGCCGTGAAGCCGCCTTGTTTATGCACTTAACGCTAGTGCCATTCTTAGGCCCAGCCGGTGAAGTGAAAACCAAGCCAACGCAACACTCAGTAAAAGAGTTGCGCTCAATTGGTATTCAGCCTGACATTTTGATTTGCCGCTCTGATCGCAAATTACCAGCCAACGAGCGCGCTAAAATTGCGTTGTTCACCAACGTAGAAGAAAAAGCAGTTATTTCGCTGCAAGACGTTGACAGTATCTACAAGATCCCAGCGCTACTGAAATCACAAGAATTAGACAACATTATTTGTCGTCGTTTCTACTTAGAGTGTCCAGAAGCGGACTTGTCTGAGTGGGAGCAGGTATTATATCAAGAGTCGAACCCTACTGGTGAAGTGACTATTGGTATGGTTGGTAAATACATTGAATTGCCAGACGCGTACAAGTCAGTCAACGAGGCGTTAAAGCATGCCGGCCTTAAAAACCGTGTAACGGTGAACATTGAGTACGTTGACTCGCAAGATATTGAAAGCAAGGGCACGGAATTATTAGAGCACCTTGATGCTATCTTAGTGCCAGGTGGCTTTGGTAACCGTGGTGTTGAAGGTAAAATTCTAGCGGCCAAATATGCTCGTGAAAACAAGATCCCTTACCTAGGTATTTGTTTAGGCATGCAGGTAGCACTCATTGAATACGCTCGTAATGTGGCTGGCTTAACTGATGCTAACTCAACCGAGTTTGACTTAGAAAGTCCAAACCCAGTAGTAGGCTTAATTACCGAGTGGTTGGATGCTGACGGCAAAATTGAAGTGCGTGATCATGACTCTGACCTGGGTGGCACTATGCGTTTAGGCGCACAACTTTGCCATCTGAAAGAAGGCTCAAAAGTACGTGAAGTGTACGGCAGTGCCGAAATTGTTGAGCGTCACCGTCACCGTTATGAAGTGAATAACAACTTTGTTCCAGAGCTAGAGAAAGCAGGACTGGCTTTCACTGGTTTATCTGAAGATAAGAAGTTGGTTGAAATCATTGAAAACAAAGATCATCCTTGGTTTATTGCAGCTCAGTTCCACCCTGAGTTCACTTCAACACCAAGAGATGGACATCCGCTATTTGAAGGCTTTGTAGCAGCGGCTTACAGCCACCAAAAAGCGTCTTCATAA
- the barA gene encoding two-component sensor histidine kinase BarA has protein sequence MTKLNLRDSILLLTLLPTLLVGLLLGGYFTINRYVELEEILVSQGNRIAESLAMSAEYPIEKQDKAHLHRILSQAHNKHAPLVRSIALFDTENQLLLTSNFHNQFDKLHYFGEVAELHATQVASLKDTFVFYTPVKNHLAEKSDWHSAEPETLAVLVVEISKDQALISQQRALIFSAIVIFCAFVLSIFLAMRLSRMLTKPIARLILATDKLNEGKQDTAISEPMHGEFELLRQGLIVIGKKMASQKDEMQKHIDQATSDYRETLEQYETQNIQLNIAKKEAQDANRVKSDFLAKMSHELRTPLNGVIGFTRQLYKTPLNKHQKDYLDTIELSANSLLTIISDILDFSKLEAGAMELENIQFELRDAVNEVMTLLAPTAHDKQLEFSISVNPHVPDNLIGDPTRFKQVLTNLISNAIKFTEKGSVKVDINHRLVDETQSSLLVSISDTGVGIAQDKQDTLFTPFAQADTSITRKFGGTGLGLIITKHIVEAMQGRITLNSAPGNGTCFSFNAVFALPNRLYNDDLPIKPLENKRVLYFEPQEHTHFAVLAQLQQWDMQVSRCLSEEEFFSALSKDFNYDICLIGSMASVDQMQTVKSYIKQARSSADYLYLMVNTVSHNMREALIGSGADACLSKPLNHRKLCEMLAAPYRLDHPDMSANEVEATSLPLKVLVTDDNDANLKLICTLLDEQVEAIDTAHNGAQAVGLCKSRNYDLIFMDIQMPIMDGISACKSIRESSLNEDTPIIAVTAHALAGEKEQLLKDGFSNYMTKPIDEDMLKQIICDHSESSPIARHKSNAKTQHSVPPFESHMLDWPLALQRAGNKPDLALEMLNMLLTSAAETLEQIETAHEQSDVQTLLKVIHKFHGACCYTGVPTLKKLAEIIETALKQNRPISDIEPELFDLIDGLERLQEDSQPYA, from the coding sequence ATGACGAAATTAAACCTGCGCGACAGTATTTTATTACTGACATTATTACCAACCTTGCTGGTTGGTTTGCTACTAGGCGGTTATTTTACTATAAATCGTTACGTAGAGCTTGAGGAAATTCTCGTCAGCCAAGGAAATCGAATTGCGGAATCATTGGCAATGTCAGCAGAATACCCCATTGAGAAACAGGACAAAGCCCATTTACATCGCATTTTAAGCCAAGCGCATAATAAACATGCGCCTTTAGTAAGAAGTATTGCCCTTTTCGACACCGAAAATCAGCTATTGCTCACCAGTAACTTCCATAATCAATTTGATAAATTGCATTATTTTGGCGAGGTTGCCGAGCTGCATGCTACGCAAGTGGCGAGCTTAAAAGACACGTTTGTCTTTTATACACCAGTTAAAAACCATTTAGCAGAAAAAAGCGACTGGCACAGTGCAGAGCCAGAAACGTTAGCGGTGTTAGTGGTTGAAATAAGTAAAGACCAAGCGCTTATCTCACAACAGCGAGCGCTTATTTTTAGTGCCATTGTGATCTTCTGCGCCTTTGTTTTAAGCATTTTCTTGGCCATGCGCCTCTCGCGCATGCTTACCAAACCCATTGCGCGATTAATCCTCGCCACCGACAAGCTCAACGAAGGCAAACAAGATACCGCCATCAGTGAACCCATGCATGGCGAGTTTGAGCTACTGCGTCAGGGATTAATTGTGATTGGCAAAAAAATGGCGAGCCAAAAAGATGAAATGCAAAAACACATTGATCAGGCCACCAGCGATTACCGTGAAACCTTAGAGCAGTACGAAACCCAAAATATTCAGCTCAACATTGCTAAAAAAGAAGCACAAGACGCCAACCGCGTAAAATCGGATTTCTTGGCTAAAATGAGTCATGAGCTGCGAACGCCTCTTAATGGCGTTATTGGCTTTACCCGACAGCTCTACAAAACCCCATTGAACAAGCACCAAAAAGACTACCTCGATACCATTGAGCTGTCGGCCAACAGCTTATTGACGATTATCAGTGATATTCTTGATTTCTCGAAGTTAGAGGCCGGCGCCATGGAACTGGAAAACATTCAGTTTGAGCTGCGTGATGCCGTCAATGAGGTGATGACCCTACTGGCGCCTACCGCCCATGATAAGCAGCTGGAGTTTTCTATCTCGGTTAACCCTCATGTACCAGATAACTTGATTGGTGACCCCACGCGTTTTAAGCAAGTACTTACCAACCTCATTAGTAACGCGATTAAATTTACCGAAAAAGGTTCCGTCAAGGTCGACATCAATCACCGCCTAGTGGACGAAACCCAATCGTCATTGTTGGTGTCTATCAGTGATACTGGGGTGGGTATTGCCCAAGACAAACAAGACACCTTGTTCACCCCATTTGCTCAAGCCGATACCAGCATTACCCGCAAATTTGGCGGCACAGGCCTGGGTCTGATAATCACCAAGCACATTGTTGAAGCCATGCAAGGGCGTATCACACTCAACTCAGCGCCGGGCAACGGCACCTGCTTTTCGTTTAACGCGGTATTTGCCTTACCTAACCGTTTATACAACGATGATTTGCCCATCAAACCACTGGAAAACAAACGCGTACTGTATTTTGAGCCACAAGAGCACACCCATTTTGCCGTGCTCGCGCAGTTACAGCAGTGGGATATGCAAGTTAGCCGTTGTTTAAGTGAAGAGGAGTTTTTCAGCGCGCTAAGCAAGGATTTTAATTATGATATTTGTTTAATTGGCTCGATGGCCAGTGTCGACCAAATGCAAACCGTAAAAAGCTACATTAAGCAGGCACGCAGCAGTGCTGATTACCTCTATTTAATGGTCAATACGGTGTCACATAACATGCGCGAAGCATTAATTGGCAGTGGTGCTGATGCTTGCTTAAGTAAACCACTTAACCACCGCAAGTTGTGTGAAATGCTGGCGGCTCCTTACCGTCTTGATCACCCAGACATGAGTGCTAATGAAGTAGAAGCCACCAGCCTGCCCCTTAAGGTATTGGTGACCGATGATAATGACGCCAACCTGAAACTGATTTGTACTTTGCTCGATGAGCAAGTAGAGGCCATTGATACAGCCCACAATGGTGCCCAAGCCGTGGGCTTATGTAAGTCGCGAAATTACGACTTAATTTTTATGGATATTCAAATGCCGATCATGGACGGGATCAGCGCCTGTAAAAGTATTCGCGAGTCGTCACTTAACGAAGATACCCCTATTATCGCCGTGACGGCTCATGCTCTGGCCGGGGAGAAAGAGCAATTATTAAAAGATGGTTTTAGTAATTATATGACCAAGCCCATCGACGAAGATATGCTCAAGCAAATTATTTGCGATCACAGTGAGTCTTCCCCCATTGCCCGGCACAAAAGCAATGCTAAAACACAGCACAGCGTGCCACCATTCGAAAGCCATATGCTCGACTGGCCGCTGGCGCTACAACGTGCCGGAAATAAACCCGATTTAGCGCTAGAAATGTTGAATATGCTGCTTACCAGCGCTGCAGAAACCTTAGAGCAAATTGAAACCGCCCATGAACAAAGCGATGTGCAAACACTGCTCAAGGTGATCCATAAATTCCATGGTGCCTGTTGCTATACTGGCGTGCCAACATTGAAAAAGTTAGCCGAGATCATTGAAACTGCCTTAAAGCAAAATAGGCCCATTAGCGATATTGAGCCTGAGCTATTTGATTTAATTGATGGTCTGGAGCGCTTGCAAGAAGATTCGCAGCCCTATGCTTAA